The Anas acuta chromosome 1, bAnaAcu1.1, whole genome shotgun sequence genome segment TACTTAGCACCTGCTACTTTCATAATCTAGATTTCAACCACATAAAGGAATTCAGGGCAGTAGTTCAGTCCTTTGTTCTTAATTACAAACCTTCAGCAGTGGTCAGCAGGAACATGTTTAGGTTTAAAATAGGATTAGAGGTGAGCTATTGCAAAGACTGCAGAATGTTGCCCAAATCCTTACAACTGCTGACATCCCAttcttgattttcttctcaAGACATGGCTACAGGCCACAATTGCTTAGCAGAGAATGGTAGTGTTTCACAAGGCTAAAGATTTACAGATGCTCCCTCATATAACACAGTAAGGTTCCCTTGGTAACCTGGATTTTCTGCAGTAAAGAAGGGTTGTGCTGAAACAGCGCCTCAGCTCCCTGTTGGAGAAAATGCAGACAAAAGGATTGATTCCAGCTTGGGCAAAACTCATCCAGACAGCGGCCGTTAGAAATCCCCCTGGTACTACAGGCCCTCTTGCGAAAACTCTCCAGTAACAGGCTACCAAATAGGGACCCCACAAGGTCAGAAAGAGGAATGTCATGATGTAGAACATTCTGCTGATTCTCTTCTCCATTTTGAACTCGTCTAAAACCAGTAGCCTTCTCCTGCCTGTGGTGTTCGCGTTTTGCCTGATTCCCAACAAGGTTGGCGGTGTGGGACCCCTTCCAAATCCAGCCAGCCAATTAGCAGCCGCTTGACCGCTCGCTCCAGGACCATGGAAAGTCCAGTTCTGGCTCACTGCTGCAACAAACTGGActggcttcattttcctgcGGTCGTGAACAAAAAATATCAGCTTGAGGTAGACAAGCTGTGTGGCTAGGAGGATGAGGGCAAGAAGAAGCATAAATCCCAAAGAATCATTAGCCCTGAAGGAACGATGCTGGAAAGTGCATTGGTCTTCCTCCCTAATGAACGAGTAGGTGCCCACATCTAAAACTGGGGGGAAAGCCATGGCTACAGAGAGGGTCCACACCATACAGATAACGGCCAAACAAGTCCAGAAGGTCAGCCTTTTCGTATAAAAACGGTGGTGGGCAATAGCTAGGTATCTGGTGACGCTTATGCAGAACAACATGAAAGCAGTGTGAAAGCAGGACAAAACCCCCAAAAAGGCAATCACTTTGCAAGTAAGAGTCCCATACGTCCAAGTAGAGCCATTTTTTACAGAGGTGAAAACAAATGGGAAACAAATTGCAGATCTGAGGATATCTGAGCAGCAAAGATCCAACAGGAAGTAGTAAGGAGCTCTATGCAAGGTCTTATCTTTGACTAGCAAAATGGAGATCAGAAGGTTACCCACCACACTGACTCCTATTATGAAACCCAGTGAAGTCAGTTTCAGAAAAGCTGTTAAAGGAGAGAGATTTTGTAAAATGTTGTCAGCTGCATGGCTGTAGTTCGCCATAGATGGATGGATGATATGTATATTGCCTCAGTCAAGTCTCATGATCTATATataagaacaaggaaaaaatagatcCATACATCTTACTGAAAATGTAATCCACAAACAGAACTGATCTGGTGTCTAGTCATACAGTACATCCTCTTCTTTCTGATTTGTCATGCCatcaaaatatctgaaaaaaaatcgAGCTATCAGTTCTTAAGTTAACAAGAAATGATGTCAGAAAGTGCTAACAAAGATGTTAATTTATGGAGAAGCAAATGAAGTTGTAAATTTGAGTactattgtttgttttcaaaaatcccgaggcttttttttttttttttttacttactgtTTAGCATGTTTGATTATTGGCATTTCACAGATTTGGCTCGTTACAGTTTCAGAACTGACCAGTGCCCCTTATATTCGGCAGCATATATAATTTTACAGTTAAAGCCTCGGAGATTTTATGAATCAAAAAGATTCCTAGTTTGCAAGCCCAAGAGTTAATCACtgacatctttttaaaaatccccAAAGGCTGCTGATATTTTGACATTACCTATATTTATTTTACGGCTACAGTATTTGTCAATGTTTTAGAGGCAGCTGCTGTGTTGATACGGATCACACCCAAAGAAACCCTGCagaatttatgttttttaacCCAAGTCACCAAAGCACATTAATCACACTGTGTTGGTTCATGCACATTGTAAGAGAAACAGTATTCATTattcccctcccttcctcctaTAAGCCATAATTTTATCATTTAGGCTTCCAAATAAACAGGTATGCCAGACAGGCGATAGCACTATGCTTTAgggtcccccccctccccgctttAATGCAAATCTTTAGAGCCTCAACATAATTCAGAATAAGCAACGCTCGATgtaaatactgagaaaaaacagGCAACACACCCAAGATACAATGCCCATCCTTTCAGGAGGGCTGGTTTTGGTTATGcttaaataaacatataatagattgatttttttttttaattttttttttagctaattAGGGCTCCGCGATTCCCACTAATCCTCCCGGTGAAGCTCACCGGAACACCATTTcgtgcaataaaataaaatacgtTAAAGAACtgtctgctgctgttgtttttattattattattattattattattattcccccTCCCTCCGGAGCCAGGGACGGGAGCCACAGCAGGCATGATCAGGCTCCTTCGCTCCCCACCCCGAGCGTTTCCACCTCGGGTGTGCACAAAGGATATTCCCACTGAACCCCAGCAAAACCCTGCCATTCTTACCGTCCACAAAAGAGCCTGATTGCTGCTGTGTAAACAGAGGCTGATCAGATCATGGCATCGTTTTAAAACCATGAAATCaggctccccctccccccccccaccttccttccccccccccccccccccccccctttgccGCTTCCCCCTCCTCTGTGGAGCCGTCCCCGCCGCCCGGGCGGCCCTGCCTCCCCTCGCCCCCACCCCACGAAGCCCCACGCACCCCACACGCACCCCACAGACGCCGGCACCCCCCGGGGAAGGGCCGCCCGCCACCCGCGGCCATGCCGGGCAGGGCTGCGCCGCGCCGCCCGGGTGCCGCCGCCTGGCAGCCGCAGCTGCCGGCGCCCTGCGGGAGCCCCCCGCGGCGGGGAGCCGGGGCTTTGTCTGCGGGCTTCGGCTCTCAGCGCCCCCCCGGACCCCATCCCCGAgccggggggggtccccgcaCCTGCGGCTGcggcagccccggctccccagcccctgctctcctcctcctcctcctaccTGTTGGTGCCGGCGGTGCCCACATGccacagctgctcctccagcgctgctttatcctttttttttttttttttttttttttttaagcccctTTTCGCTTTCCTCCGCCGCGTTCCGTTCTTCTCTCCCTCATTCCTGTAgggttattattatttatttttccttttttttttttttttttttttttttcgcctCGGTACCTCGCCTGAGGATCCAGTCAGCGGCTCGGCCGGCGCATGCCCGCTGCGCCTCCTCCCTGCGCGCCGAGCCCCGTCCTCCCTCCCGTGTCGCAGCGGCTcgggctccccccggcccttggcggcggccccggccgAGGGCAGGGCGGCCTCAGCGGCGGCTGCTCCCTCGCcgggggccgggcagcccccgcGGCGGCTGCTCTGTCCCCGCCGAGGGGATGGCGGCccccccggcagcagcagccgccgcctcAGCGCGGGGAAGGCGGCAGCGCGTCCCCATCGCGATGCATAGCCCGGCTGGATTTATCGCCGAGGGAagcaggaggggggggaggaagcgGGTCCTGCGCTCCTTGTTTGTGCCGATGAACTcccccccgctccctcccctTGTGCTgaaaacgggggggggggggggtggggggggagggagcgCCCCCTTCCCCCTGCTAGCCCCTGCGGCGGCGGGGAgaatggggaagggaggggggctCCCGGAGAAAGCGcccgggctgcggggccgctAGGACACCGCAccttccccctgcctcccccgctgcccccccggcAGCCGGCGGCACGGCGGCGCTGGCAGCGTGCAGGCACGGCCGGcgcagggctgctggcagcgcgGCATGGCGGCGGGGCTGAATGCTAATGGCAGCCCGCTCCGGCCGGGCCGCGGCACCCCCCTGTGAGGGAGCGGGGAGAGGCGAGGGGACGGGGTGGGTCGCTGTCCCCCGAGAGGGCACCCTTCAGCCCGGCCGTACCCGCAGATGACACCCTTCGGTCCAGCCGTACCCCCAAAATGGCACCCTTCGGGGGGACCGAGGTGGGCATGGCGGGAGGCGACCCATGGCTTAGCCGCTGTGGGAGCCTTGCCGCCCGCTGCCACTCGCAGAGGGTATAAAACCTGGGGAAGAAGCAGAGGGTTTGGTGAAAAGGCTTGACAGAGCGTGGCCCTCAGCCCTCCGGCCTCTTGAGGCGTTGTAGAAGTTTAGCCAAGGCAAGCGGGCACGCCAAGAGGTGCCCCAAAAGGCTTAGAGGAGAACAAGATATTCCAGGGTGGAAGGAGGCTTGGGTTCTGAGGAACTGCTTCACAGGGAGCCTCCGCTCAACCCAAAACAAGTCCTTCTGGAGAATGAGGTTGATTCAAACTGTGTGGCACATCTTTGGGATCACTGATAGACTAACTGGCATTGCGAAAGCTGTTGTCAAAGTTTGGGTTCTTCATGGCTATGGCACTTTCTAGAAGTCTTTGGAATTAGTGGCCAAGCCACAAAATTAGCTTCAGGAGCAGCAAGATTGAGCCCAAAGGTCTGCAGCCACTGAGTAATACAGTTACTTAGAACAAAAAATTGCAGTATTTCAAGCATGTGACTtgcttcaaataaaatattttattgagtAGAAAACTCACATAGAGCCTTATCATAGATAcctttatcattttttcttgtctctttgtctctttgtctctgtttctttgtttctttcatgaACGTAATTACTATGACCTTAGGTTGCTGCTCATCTTTGGGGTTGATTTCACTTCCCAAAACTGCCATTTTGGGTGGTTATTAAAGCTACTACTTCAAGATGTGCTTCTCATGTCACAGTCGGCTGAGCTAAGCAGACCTCTCTGGCTACCCCTTTCTGTTAAATATATGTGCTTTCTCATAGAGCTGTTACAATTTATATTGCTATATAACATTtacaaatttgcttttcttttatacCTGTCATGGACTGCTGACGTCCATAGACTTCAGAATTCATGGACTACTGTTCAACTGCTGGTTTAGCATAATCATCATATGTGTAATCTGAGAAATAATGCTCTAATTTTATTCAATTAAATATAGACATCTAGACTGAAGTTACGTATAACTAGGCTAGTTTCCCATTGtaaatggaagaaagagaagagaagagaagagaagagaagagaagagaagagaagagaagagaagagaagagaagagaagagaagagaagagaagagaagagaagagaagagaagagaagagaagagaagagaagagaagagaagagaagagaagagaagagaagagaagagaagagaagagaagagaaaatagttcagttggaagggacctacagaGATCAacaagtccaactgcctgaccgCTTCGGGattaaacaaaagttaaaactCATTATTGAGGGCATTCTCCAAAttcctcttgaacactgacaggcatggggcatcaaccacctctccaggaagcctgttccagtgcttggcCACCCTCACACTAAAGAAATTTTCTGAATGCCTAGTCTGAaacttcccctggtgcagcttctTGCAGTTCCCGTGCATCCTATCATTCAttaccagggagcagagaccagcatctccctctccatttccctcctcaggaagctgcagagagcaatgaggttgcctctgagccttcttttctccagactagacaacccaagtgtccttggcctctcctcacagcacaTGAGAAGATGTTTTAGGGATCAGATCACCTCATTTTGAAGCACGAGTCTAAAATAGGTCAGATGGATACACTGTTCTCTGGGGTAGAATTAGGCAAGAGAAACCCTTGTTACACACGGAGAGATTTCTGGTGAAGTGTGAAATAACACTGTGTTAAGCTGTTGTGCTGGGAGCAGGTCACTTTCCCCATGGATGGAAAGCAAATCCAGGAGTCATGGACTGGGAGTCTGGGAGATGAAAGGAATGGTCAGTTACAGGTGGCTCCAGGAAGCATAAACTGAAATGAATATGCTTTTggaaggggggggaggagaaaagctacaaaagagaaaagagatctGTCCTCAGTAGTTCTTCAGATCTGTACTCTTCAGTTCTTCAGGCTAGAGATCTGaaaggtacagaaaaaaaaatatatgcgGGGAAGCCTTTGTTGTAAAGTGAGCTGATTAGGGGTAGCCAAGCAGAACTTCTTGGGCTTTTGCCACAAGAAGGGATCCTGAACTTGGAATAAATGGCCCGCTCCTCAGTGTAAGGGGAACACCATTAAGGACAGCAGGAAGGAAGTTTAAAAGAGAGGACTTGCATGCTGTATAAGCATCTCAGAGGACAGAAGTGATTACTCTTGGGAAGGTAAATAAACTTTCCCTGCCGTTTTTATGTAAGTTCTTGTCTGCTTTTCCccaagaaggaggaggaaaaggacagAGAACAAGTCAAGTGTGAGAGCAAGAGTGTTCATGTACCCCATTAGAGCTAACAGCAGAATGATTTGAGCGTTCCCTAGAAAATATGAGAGCTCTTTCCCTCATTTTCTGATTTAGATCAAAGATGTGAACTCTCTGCAGGTTTGGGCAACCCTACTGCAAGTTTGTTGACAGTTATGGTACAGAGTTCTTTCCATGTCTCCTGGAAACATATTATTTATCtccatgttatttattttttcaaaagacCCACAGCCTAGAAAATAAAGGGTGAGGTACTCAGCAGTGCTGTTGGTAACTGAGAATCCTGTATTCTgtcattatttttctatttaggTATTGATTAAGAATAACCAAGGTGTGGGTCCACTAGATCCATTCCCAGAACAGGATCACCTTATTACAGAATCATACTTTGAGATTTTTGGTCTTTGGCAAGAGATCACGGCATCCCATTGCCATGAGGTGGTGGCGATGTTCGAGTACCAGGAGTTCTGGCACCTGCGTAGGGGACAGTTGAGTACTGTTGTAAAGAACTTTGTTGGCAAGTGAGAGCAGTTTGGGTACATGGCACTTGATTTCTTTCGAGGAATTGTGTACCAAAGTTATAAACCTTGTGGGCTTGATGGGTAGGTGATTCTCATTGTTTTGAGCTTTTTCCTCAGAATGGAAGaggttttttttagaaaagtcTGACACTGAGAAATCTCGCTAATGGAGTCTGAGGTAGAGATTGGGCTGGAGGACAGGCTAGTGATGACAAGTGGCTATCAGCTGAAAGATGGGGTGAGATATTGGCCTCACTAAGGTCAGTAACAACTCTCACCAATTTCAGTGGAATCAAGATTTCAGTCCAGGGCCAGAAGCTGTGAGCAGCTAAActgtaaaatattcatttccCTATTCTCTTGATCGTTTGAGTAATTAAAGCGTTTATTAGTGGTTCTGAAATTTGGATGTATGCGATGCCTGCTCAGtctgaaaaatgcaaactgaGAAGCACTGTGGGATTTTGTGACACCTCTACAAAACTGGAGATACTCTGCAAGGTGTACCCACCTCTGCGCAGAGGCCAGCACAAGATTTATGTATTGCTTAAGAGACTGTGATAGATGCTATCAAAGTACATCCTTTTCAAAGGGCTCAAGGAATTCTTCCAAGGGAAGTTTCATGCCAGCGCTGTAGATTTGTGCAACTTTGAAATAGTATTTAAGCACGACTTATGTAATACAGAGACCTGTGAAAGACCCCTGCACAACAGAGAATTTCACCTGCAATATATTTGATTCCTGTGCTTTGTAAAGTGTTTGCAGAGTAAAGACATTGTTGGTAGTGTCTGGCTGCGGGGTTGGCTCTGAGCGCAGACATAAATTTCACCCCATGCTAAAGATGCCTGAACTGGTCTCCATCTCAGTGATTCCTGGTTTCACGTATAACAAAACCACATTCATATGAATATTGAGAACAATTCCTCTGGGTAACTactgcaatttttaaaattaatcttttgcCGGATCCTCagttgttttataaatatttctcagaagTGTTTAAtgaggtattttaaaaatgtttccaaagtGCCCTTTGAAAGttaattttgttcttaaaaactGATCTATGTTGCATGCTAACACAGAGATAAATAAGGGTTTAAGGGCCAATATACATAAACTCATCTGCTGAGCATATAAAAAGGTTTTGTCTTGCAGAGGGAAACCACAGCTCTGTGTGACTCTAATGGCTGTGAGAAACCAACGTGCTTCTGAAAATCCCATTAGGTACTCATCGGTATCCTCAAGCTTCTAAACatcttcttacatttttttcattacaactATATTTGAAGACTGGACACACATCTTCTGCATCTAGTTTTCATAGATATactgttaaataaatatttcagtgttaagTTCAGTTATTTTTTATGCAATTTAGGTAGTGTGGACAACTAATTACTTGACTTCACTTGCTATCAGGTAGTCAGAAATGCAAATGAGCTTAACCATGCCCATGACTAATTGCCAATGTTAAATTGCACTGCTAATTACTTGTTTCTACAAAAAGATAagctacatttttaaattgctggACTTCACAAGTGgcctttttatatatttaagagagaaagagagagaggcaaAGAAGGGTTCATGCTGCCTTTGTGGTTTGTGCTCCATATGTATGTCGTAATGTACTGAAAAATTAgcaaattacttatttttacagCCAAGGTGGATTGATAATAAATAACTGATTAAAGATATAGATAATCACAGCCACAGTGATATGAATAGATGATTTATTACCACagaagtatattaaaaaaaaaaaaaaaaaaaggttactttATAGTAGCTGAAGACGTAGTTCCATGTAGCTACATTTTTGAATGGTTGAGAATATTTGTCTGATATTGCTGTCTTGGATTTCTTGTAAATTGTATGCATAGATAATggtgtatttaaaatttaatctttGAATAATTTGTTTGgctcaaatttaaaaaaaaaaaaaaaaagcaaaacagggtAAATGCTATCTTGTGCgtccatatatatattttttttaaaatgtgaattatgCTGTATTTGCAATTTTCTTACTGTAAAGTATTGAAATTCTCCTGTCAACAGTTTTTAGTTAATATGAGCAACAACATAGTCTTCAGTGAGGTCCTGAGCTGCTGACCTTGGAAGGACACTTGCTGTTATTCCCTGCCCTCCTGGGGAGGAGAACAAACCTCTCACCAGGACTTCAAGAGAATGCAGACCAAGCTGCGGGAAGTACCTGCTATTTCCAGTCTTTCTGATCTCCTTCCGTGCCAGAAATTCTGTTGGTGTTTTGGTAACTTAATGTGGAATGGTTGGAAataactttcttctttctccctaaccaaaaataaaataccattgCTTACAAATCTGGTAGATGGGACTTGTTGAAGCATCTGCACAGACACTGGGAGTAGTCTTACAGAAATAGCTATTCATTTCTTCAATATACTTTCATCTGTGCTTTAATTAATCCAGTTAATTGTACATATTTTAGTATAAGCTATATACAATATGTCTTTCAGCTACTGTAAATACATTCCATTCGCCGATACATTTTCCTGTGCATGACATATGGCTATGTGAATACATCACAGTGGTACAATTCAGCAACCAAGACAGTTGAAAGGAACGATGCTGACAAGTCATGAATTCATGACTAAATCACCGTAGGTGAAAGCTGTAACTTTTGCAGGTGCCTTGTCTAACCAGTAATGCAAAAACACTCTGGTGAGAAACTGGTGGAGTCTTTCAGAATACAAAAACTGAACTGGAAGCACTGACAAGGGCCATGCTAATGACTTTCTGGCTCCAATGCATGGCTAAGGAGGCTTGATCTCTCCCCTGACTGTTGTCCATAGACATTACCTTCTGACAGCCTGCCAAACATGTTTTGGTAAGAGTGGAGCATCCCCACTCAAGGAAAGATGTCTAGCCAACACAAGCAGCTCTCAACCACTGACACAGAAAGCTAAGTTCATTTACTCCGGTGGGGAAATCTGTTACCGTGATTGTAGAAGTGTAGTCTGCTAGACTAGATAGACTTGATAGACAAAAgtttgctgatttatttatttttatttttttttaaacaaaggaaaaggtgGTTTGTGTTTGCCCACCTCATCCCTTCTTAGGTATTATGTTTGATGGTCCTTTTGTCTAGGCTATTTTAACACTAGAGCTTCAATAAAATGCTTACTCAGAGGCTATGCAATGCTTCTGGTTTACTTTACTAAATGGAAAGCCAGGACTTGAAATATTCCAACCACTGCTGaagcacacagcagctctgcagtgtcATGGTCATTAACCGTGCCAATCACAGCATTCAagagccttttttattttttttttttaatttttattt includes the following:
- the GPR85 gene encoding probable G-protein coupled receptor 85 encodes the protein MANYSHAADNILQNLSPLTAFLKLTSLGFIIGVSVVGNLLISILLVKDKTLHRAPYYFLLDLCCSDILRSAICFPFVFTSVKNGSTWTYGTLTCKVIAFLGVLSCFHTAFMLFCISVTRYLAIAHHRFYTKRLTFWTCLAVICMVWTLSVAMAFPPVLDVGTYSFIREEDQCTFQHRSFRANDSLGFMLLLALILLATQLVYLKLIFFVHDRRKMKPVQFVAAVSQNWTFHGPGASGQAAANWLAGFGRGPTPPTLLGIRQNANTTGRRRLLVLDEFKMEKRISRMFYIMTFLFLTLWGPYLVACYWRVFARGPVVPGGFLTAAVWMSFAQAGINPFVCIFSNRELRRCFSTTLLYCRKSRLPREPYCVI